One Oryzomonas sagensis DNA segment encodes these proteins:
- a CDS encoding universal stress protein: MFKHFLVPLDGSLLAEAALPAAVFLAGKLGARVTLFHVVEKNAPSEVHGQSHLRNAEDAAAYLRRLSQGAFPPGIVVDCHVHAAEADDVADSIVAHADELAHDLVIMCSHGRGQALHLFLGSIAQKVIALGSRPVLITHPDDQGGAPAFACNNILVPLDGDAAHAQALPVSEEIARACGAALHLMMVIPRFASLSGAAKVSSRMLPATTSRILEMASQDAQETFRKQLETLRGQGLTASAHVLRGDPAQTIAKAASHARVDLIVLGTHGKTGMEAFWAGSVTHRICTLSKISLLLIPLPKA, translated from the coding sequence ATGTTCAAGCATTTCCTTGTCCCTTTAGACGGTTCACTCCTGGCCGAGGCGGCCCTGCCGGCCGCCGTCTTCCTGGCGGGCAAGCTCGGCGCCCGGGTCACGCTCTTTCATGTCGTGGAGAAAAACGCCCCCAGCGAGGTCCATGGCCAGTCCCACCTGAGGAATGCGGAGGATGCGGCGGCCTATCTGCGCCGCCTGTCGCAAGGCGCCTTTCCGCCGGGGATCGTGGTTGACTGCCACGTGCATGCCGCAGAAGCGGACGATGTGGCCGACAGCATCGTCGCCCATGCGGACGAACTGGCACACGACCTGGTGATCATGTGCTCCCACGGCCGCGGGCAGGCCCTTCACCTGTTTTTGGGGAGCATCGCCCAGAAGGTCATTGCCCTGGGCTCCCGCCCGGTCCTTATCACCCACCCCGACGACCAGGGCGGCGCGCCGGCGTTCGCCTGCAACAACATCCTCGTCCCCCTGGACGGCGACGCCGCCCATGCCCAGGCCCTGCCGGTTTCGGAGGAGATCGCCCGGGCCTGCGGCGCGGCACTGCACCTCATGATGGTTATTCCCCGTTTCGCCTCCCTGTCGGGGGCGGCAAAGGTTTCCAGCAGGATGCTTCCCGCCACCACGTCCCGAATTCTCGAAATGGCCTCCCAGGATGCCCAGGAGACCTTCCGGAAACAACTGGAAACCTTGCGGGGACAGGGGCTTACGGCAAGCGCCCACGTATTGCGGGGAGATCCGGCCCAGACGATTGCAAAGGCCGCCAGCCATGCCCGGGTAGACCTCATCGTGCTGGGCACCCATGGGAAAACCGGCATGGAGGCCTTCTGGGCGGGGAGCGTCACCCACCGGATCTGTACCCTGAGCAAGATCTCGCTGCTCTTGATCCCGCTCCCCAAGGCATAA
- a CDS encoding Nramp family divalent metal transporter — protein sequence MAEETPPPVSPDSRTVQTALDILDGQSRPNRLTRLMPFLGPAFIASVAYVDPGNFATNIQGGAQFGYLLVWVIVASNLMAMLIQTLSAKLGIATGMNLAEQCRARFPRTVVVAMWLLMEIVAMATDLAEFLGAALGFQLLMGIPLFVGALLTALATILILGMERYGFRPLEAVISSMVGMIALCYLLETIIVKPDWGLIAYHAVVPHFSGAESVLLASGILGATVMPHAIFLHSALTQGRIVVRDKKRLHSLYRFEIADVVIAMGMASFVNIAMLVMAAATFHATGHSAVGTIEEAYRTLEPLLGSSAKWIFGLSLLLSGLSSSTVGTSAGQVIMQGFMQRHIPIWLRRLVTMAPSLIVIGVGLDPTRTLVVSQVVLSFGLPFATIPLVMFTRSPEIMGDLVNKRITTAIAAMIAGIILALNIYLIYKTLVTG from the coding sequence ATGGCAGAAGAAACCCCTCCACCTGTTTCTCCCGATTCCCGGACCGTCCAAACCGCCCTGGACATCCTGGACGGCCAGTCGCGCCCAAACCGGCTGACGCGCCTGATGCCGTTTCTGGGGCCGGCCTTTATCGCCAGCGTGGCCTACGTGGACCCGGGCAACTTTGCCACCAATATCCAGGGGGGGGCCCAATTCGGCTACCTGCTGGTCTGGGTGATCGTGGCCAGCAACCTCATGGCCATGCTCATCCAGACCCTTTCGGCCAAACTCGGCATTGCCACGGGCATGAACCTGGCGGAGCAGTGCCGGGCGCGCTTCCCCCGGACGGTGGTCGTCGCCATGTGGCTGTTGATGGAGATCGTGGCCATGGCGACGGATCTGGCCGAATTCCTCGGCGCCGCCCTGGGCTTCCAACTCCTCATGGGCATCCCGCTGTTTGTCGGCGCCCTGCTCACCGCCCTGGCGACCATCCTGATCCTGGGGATGGAGCGGTACGGGTTCCGCCCCCTGGAGGCGGTCATTTCATCCATGGTCGGGATGATCGCCCTCTGCTACCTGCTGGAGACCATCATCGTCAAGCCCGATTGGGGGCTGATCGCCTATCATGCCGTCGTCCCCCATTTTTCGGGGGCCGAAAGCGTTCTCCTGGCTTCGGGGATCCTGGGAGCCACCGTCATGCCCCATGCCATCTTCCTCCATTCGGCCCTGACCCAGGGGCGCATCGTCGTGCGGGACAAAAAACGGCTCCACAGCCTGTACCGTTTCGAGATCGCCGATGTGGTCATCGCCATGGGCATGGCCAGCTTCGTCAATATCGCCATGCTGGTCATGGCGGCAGCCACCTTCCACGCCACGGGGCACTCCGCCGTCGGCACCATCGAGGAGGCCTACCGGACCCTGGAACCGCTCCTGGGATCATCGGCAAAATGGATCTTCGGCCTCTCCCTGCTGCTCTCGGGGCTATCGTCATCCACCGTGGGCACCAGCGCCGGGCAGGTGATCATGCAGGGCTTCATGCAGCGGCACATCCCGATCTGGCTGCGGCGCCTGGTGACCATGGCTCCCTCGCTGATCGTTATCGGCGTGGGCCTGGACCCGACCCGCACCCTGGTGGTCAGCCAGGTCGTGCTCAGCTTCGGGCTCCCGTTCGCGACCATCCCCCTGGTCATGTTCACCCGCAGCCCCGAGATCATGGGAGATTTGGTCAACAAACGCATCACGACGGCCATAGCGGCAATGATCGCGGGGATCATCCTCGCGCTCAACATCTACCTCATCTATAAGACACTGGTAACGGGGTGA
- the dapF gene encoding diaminopimelate epimerase has protein sequence MKFTKMQGAGNDYVYVNCFEETVADPRQAAIQVANRNFGIGSDGLILIMPSDKADVRMRMFNADGSESEMCGNGIRCVAKYAYDHGIVAKTEITAETGAGVLTLRLVPGGDGTIEKVRVNMGPPRLTRGEIPMTGDAAARVIAEPLTVLDRTFSITCASMGNPHCVIFVDDVENFPVSTYGPLIENHELFPRRTNVEFVQIFSRSEVRQRTWERGAGETLACGTGSSAVTAACVLNGLTERKILNHLSGGDLEMEWAEDGTIYMTGPAVEVFNGEIKL, from the coding sequence ATGAAATTCACCAAAATGCAGGGCGCCGGCAACGATTACGTCTATGTGAACTGCTTCGAGGAGACGGTTGCCGATCCCCGGCAGGCGGCCATACAGGTTGCCAACCGCAACTTCGGCATCGGTTCGGACGGGCTCATCCTGATCATGCCCTCGGACAAGGCCGACGTGCGCATGCGGATGTTCAATGCCGACGGTTCCGAGTCCGAGATGTGCGGCAACGGTATCCGGTGCGTGGCAAAATACGCCTATGATCACGGCATCGTTGCGAAGACCGAGATCACCGCCGAGACCGGGGCCGGCGTCCTGACCCTGCGACTGGTGCCGGGGGGCGACGGCACGATCGAAAAGGTCCGTGTCAACATGGGACCGCCGCGGCTGACCAGGGGCGAGATCCCCATGACCGGCGACGCCGCGGCCCGGGTGATCGCGGAGCCGCTCACGGTCCTCGACCGCACCTTTTCGATCACCTGCGCTTCCATGGGCAACCCCCATTGCGTGATCTTCGTGGATGATGTGGAGAACTTCCCGGTTTCCACCTATGGGCCGTTGATCGAAAACCACGAACTGTTCCCGCGCCGCACCAACGTCGAATTCGTCCAGATTTTCTCGCGCAGCGAGGTGCGCCAGCGGACCTGGGAGCGGGGCGCCGGCGAAACCCTGGCCTGCGGCACCGGGTCCAGCGCCGTGACCGCGGCCTGCGTGCTGAACGGCCTGACCGAGAGGAAGATCCTCAACCACCTTTCGGGGGGCGACCTGGAGATGGAGTGGGCCGAGGACGGCACCATCTACATGACCGGCCCGGCGGTAGAGGTTTTCAACGGCGAGATCAAGCTGTAG
- a CDS encoding TIGR04442 family protein, whose protein sequence is MYKDIRLHGQVGGHVEYFVMVVGNEAYQRYFFNIVQDEEHLRIFSPGNEFIISPEGIGYQGNGGYFCEYMFGVDQPSSDLAKPDIINRLVMYGARSHDTGSIRFSDRTQGEESFENIFFEGNAVCNYYFFVHSNQLSRKLRYQQEELVKNLGKIIKRSESVGDERDDALISNIFPLLRDDSAQLFIIKLINRHHREYRDLFKSLYYRNKKIADDDFARLVKLAATYQIDRYQQERMRIDAMYRHPSNKRIVDEYRNILLACNTKGEISHLDNARLTRLKTLSVRNKIPGALFYTLDEMLKRGRNLVHHEEQDYIAATREVLQGIFLREKEIESPINREDMLNLIQAKKRAVENRDHSFDQLMLDASKECDEKIRDGADPGLMDGFSYVITYLDRFDSVSNLISQLAFMENVRVNEEMLQGLLEHKAAFDNLREGCFEELFIHELFHNAYLGRFGRRKVTALLAGLRAVEKRTGTTEELHRHLQKIDQEERISSVLLEHVRDRIRNFYSRFTTRADQEALRREVIEELKNKRLIKADIPGHIFHETIFTIKKEAMYLHSLLPQIIAERNVGLREDFLENSGLDRFYVEELEREYYEKNGLDLEGLYQIRKGLS, encoded by the coding sequence ATGTACAAGGACATACGGCTACATGGGCAGGTCGGCGGCCATGTCGAGTATTTCGTCATGGTGGTGGGCAACGAGGCCTATCAGCGTTACTTCTTCAACATAGTCCAGGATGAGGAACACCTCCGCATCTTCTCTCCGGGCAACGAGTTCATCATTTCCCCCGAGGGGATCGGCTACCAGGGGAACGGCGGCTATTTTTGCGAATACATGTTCGGCGTCGACCAACCCTCCTCCGATCTCGCCAAACCGGACATCATCAACCGCCTGGTCATGTACGGGGCACGTTCCCACGACACGGGCTCCATCCGTTTCAGCGACCGCACCCAGGGGGAGGAGAGCTTCGAAAATATTTTTTTCGAGGGGAACGCCGTCTGCAACTACTATTTTTTCGTCCATTCCAACCAGCTCTCCCGCAAACTGAGATACCAGCAGGAGGAGTTGGTCAAAAACCTCGGAAAGATCATCAAGCGCTCCGAATCGGTGGGCGACGAGCGTGACGACGCCCTTATCTCCAACATCTTTCCGCTGCTCAGGGACGATTCGGCCCAACTCTTCATCATCAAGCTGATCAACCGCCACCACCGGGAATACCGCGACCTCTTCAAAAGCCTGTACTACCGCAACAAGAAGATCGCCGACGATGATTTCGCCCGCCTGGTCAAGCTTGCGGCCACCTACCAAATCGACCGCTACCAGCAGGAACGCATGCGCATCGACGCCATGTACCGCCACCCGTCCAACAAACGCATCGTGGACGAATACCGCAACATCCTCCTGGCCTGCAACACCAAGGGAGAGATCAGCCATCTGGACAACGCCCGACTGACCCGGCTCAAGACCTTGTCGGTGCGTAACAAGATCCCCGGCGCCCTGTTCTATACCCTGGACGAGATGCTCAAGCGAGGGCGCAACCTGGTCCACCACGAGGAACAGGACTACATCGCCGCCACCCGCGAGGTGCTGCAGGGGATCTTCCTCAGGGAAAAGGAGATCGAAAGCCCGATCAACCGCGAGGACATGCTCAACCTGATCCAGGCCAAGAAACGAGCCGTGGAGAACCGCGACCATTCCTTCGACCAACTCATGCTGGACGCGAGCAAGGAGTGCGACGAAAAGATCCGCGACGGCGCCGACCCGGGGCTGATGGACGGTTTTTCCTACGTCATCACCTACCTGGACCGTTTCGACAGCGTCTCGAACCTGATCAGCCAACTGGCCTTCATGGAGAACGTGCGGGTCAACGAGGAGATGCTCCAGGGACTTTTGGAGCACAAGGCCGCCTTCGACAATCTCAGGGAGGGGTGCTTCGAGGAGTTGTTCATCCATGAACTGTTCCATAACGCCTACCTGGGCCGTTTCGGCCGGCGCAAGGTAACCGCTCTCCTGGCAGGGCTCAGGGCCGTGGAAAAACGTACCGGCACCACGGAAGAACTGCACCGGCACCTCCAGAAAATCGACCAGGAAGAACGTATTTCATCGGTGCTGCTGGAGCATGTACGCGACCGGATTCGCAACTTCTATTCCCGGTTCACCACCAGGGCCGACCAGGAGGCGCTGCGCCGCGAGGTGATCGAGGAGTTGAAGAACAAGCGGCTCATCAAGGCCGATATCCCCGGCCACATCTTCCATGAAACCATCTTCACCATCAAGAAGGAGGCCATGTATCTCCACTCCCTGCTGCCCCAGATCATCGCCGAACGCAATGTGGGGTTGCGGGAGGATTTTCTGGAAAACTCGGGCCTCGACCGTTTCTATGTTGAAGAGCTGGAGCGGGAATATTACGAGAAGAACGGGCTGGACCTGGAAGGGCTCTACCAGATCAGGAAGGGGCTCAGCTAG
- the rarD gene encoding EamA family transporter RarD translates to MSSRARQEPLRQGLTYGLLAYLVWGFFPVYFKALHGIPPLEVVAHRIVWSVFFLLALVAATGRWGEVRAAFASRRVLLTLIGSTTLITINWLVFIYAVEQGQVLQSSLGYFITPLVNVLLGMIFLRERLRPLQMISLLLAAAGVGLLTARVGAVPWISLGLAASFGLYGLLRKTARVESLAGLLVETILTGPLALAYLIWLGTHGQGAFPAAVGQGALWLPLAGVLTATPLLLFAAAARRLRLATIGFLQYLTPSLQFALAVFAYGEPFTPTHMATFVLIWSGLALYTADAVRTFRNPAASRDADRT, encoded by the coding sequence ATGTCTTCCCGCGCCCGGCAGGAACCGCTCCGCCAAGGCCTGACCTACGGCCTGTTGGCCTATCTGGTCTGGGGCTTTTTCCCGGTCTACTTCAAAGCGCTGCACGGCATCCCCCCCCTGGAGGTGGTTGCCCACCGCATCGTCTGGTCGGTCTTCTTTTTGCTGGCGCTGGTTGCCGCCACGGGCCGCTGGGGCGAGGTCAGGGCCGCCTTTGCATCCCGTCGGGTGCTGCTGACCCTGATCGGCTCCACCACCCTGATCACCATCAACTGGCTGGTGTTCATCTATGCCGTGGAGCAGGGTCAGGTACTCCAGTCGAGCCTGGGATATTTCATCACCCCCCTGGTCAATGTACTGCTGGGCATGATCTTTCTGCGGGAACGGCTGCGGCCGTTGCAGATGATCAGCCTGCTCCTGGCGGCTGCCGGGGTCGGCCTGCTGACGGCCCGGGTCGGGGCGGTGCCCTGGATCTCCCTGGGCCTGGCCGCATCCTTCGGCCTCTACGGTCTGCTGCGCAAGACGGCTCGCGTTGAATCCCTGGCTGGGCTGCTGGTGGAAACCATCCTGACCGGGCCGCTGGCCCTGGCGTACCTGATCTGGCTGGGCACCCACGGCCAGGGGGCCTTCCCGGCGGCCGTGGGCCAGGGTGCCCTGTGGCTCCCCCTGGCAGGCGTCCTGACCGCCACGCCGCTTTTGCTCTTCGCCGCGGCGGCCCGCAGGCTGCGGCTGGCCACCATCGGCTTCCTCCAATACCTGACCCCCAGCCTGCAGTTCGCCCTGGCCGTGTTTGCCTACGGGGAGCCGTTCACCCCCACCCACATGGCGACATTCGTCTTGATCTGGAGCGGCCTGGCGCTCTATACTGCCGACGCGGTCCGCACTTTCCGCAATCCGGCGGCAAGCCGCGACGCAGATCGCACCTGA
- the gspC gene encoding type II secretion system protein GspC, whose amino-acid sequence MPRALTIINVLLGIVIIALVAAITADGLGRRLTSAFVSRGAGAGRPAPAPLPLPKIEDLAFYAPILVNGLFGKAAQGPLTPLANAPAAAQAAAPVTAPAELLLLGTATGSFRETFALVRNTVKQEERVFRLGDMVFDAGRLAQVTKERAFIVINGKKVEILTPMSPPPAAPAQPGTPQGGVSVANIGGGNFVIDQRALNAALDNPAQAMSDARLLPSQKDGKVEGFRASEVKPNGLFALVGVKNGDVLLRLNDFPMDSPDKALQSFIALKGQSKLKLDLIRDGQPATFNYDIR is encoded by the coding sequence ATGCCACGTGCTCTTACCATCATAAATGTCCTGCTTGGAATTGTCATCATTGCCCTTGTGGCGGCCATCACGGCCGACGGCCTGGGGCGGCGGCTCACTTCCGCCTTTGTTTCCAGGGGCGCGGGGGCCGGCAGACCGGCCCCCGCGCCCCTGCCGCTGCCCAAGATCGAGGACTTGGCGTTTTATGCCCCGATCCTGGTCAACGGCCTGTTCGGCAAGGCCGCCCAGGGGCCGCTCACCCCGCTGGCGAACGCCCCTGCGGCAGCCCAGGCTGCCGCGCCGGTGACCGCACCGGCCGAACTGCTGTTGCTCGGCACGGCGACGGGCTCGTTCCGCGAGACCTTTGCCCTGGTGCGCAATACCGTCAAGCAGGAGGAGCGCGTGTTCCGCCTGGGCGATATGGTCTTCGACGCCGGGCGCCTGGCCCAAGTGACCAAGGAGCGGGCCTTTATCGTGATTAACGGCAAGAAGGTGGAGATTTTGACCCCCATGAGCCCCCCTCCGGCCGCTCCGGCCCAGCCGGGCACCCCCCAGGGAGGCGTGTCGGTCGCCAATATCGGCGGTGGGAATTTCGTGATCGACCAGCGGGCGCTCAACGCCGCCCTGGACAACCCGGCCCAGGCCATGAGTGACGCCCGCCTGCTCCCCAGCCAGAAGGACGGCAAGGTGGAGGGGTTCCGGGCCTCGGAGGTGAAGCCCAACGGCCTGTTCGCCCTGGTCGGCGTCAAGAACGGGGACGTCCTCCTGCGGCTCAACGATTTCCCCATGGACTCGCCGGACAAGGCTCTGCAGTCGTTCATCGCCCTCAAGGGGCAGAGCAAGCTCAAACTCGACCTTATCCGGGATGGACAGCCGGCGACATTCAACTACGATATCCGGTGA
- a CDS encoding gamma carbonic anhydrase family protein: MIRPFQGIQPKIDPTAFVAETAVIIGDVAMGPQSSIWYNCVARGDVNRIRIGARSNVQDLTMLHVTHKKHADDPGAPLIIGDDVTIGHSVTLHGCTLHNGCFIGMQAMVMDRAVVGEGALVGARALVTEGTVIPPHTLWIGAPAKYKRDLTPDEVAWLRKSADNYVNYALQYIND, encoded by the coding sequence ATGATCCGACCGTTTCAGGGCATCCAGCCGAAGATCGACCCGACCGCATTCGTGGCGGAGACCGCCGTGATCATCGGCGATGTGGCGATGGGCCCCCAGAGCAGCATCTGGTACAACTGCGTGGCCCGCGGCGACGTGAACCGTATCCGTATCGGCGCCCGCAGCAACGTGCAGGACCTGACCATGCTGCACGTCACCCACAAAAAACATGCCGACGACCCCGGCGCGCCGCTCATCATCGGCGACGACGTCACCATCGGCCACAGCGTGACCCTGCACGGCTGCACCCTGCACAACGGCTGCTTCATCGGCATGCAGGCCATGGTGATGGACAGGGCCGTGGTGGGTGAAGGGGCCCTGGTGGGTGCCCGTGCCCTGGTCACCGAGGGGACGGTTATCCCGCCCCACACCCTGTGGATCGGCGCGCCGGCCAAGTACAAACGCGACCTGACCCCGGACGAGGTGGCCTGGCTGCGGAAATCCGCCGACAACTACGTGAACTACGCCCTGCAGTATATCAACGACTGA
- a CDS encoding YbaK/EbsC family protein: MHHELSPSARKVQEALEAAGVPCRVHELAASSRTAAEAAEAVGCDVAQIVKSLVFKGTRSGAPVLALVSGKNRVDEALLAAACGEPVGKADAAFVQERTGFAIGGIPPLGHREPLCPVIDRDLLAYPEVWAAAGTPHALFRIAPADLVAVTGGRPAPLS, encoded by the coding sequence ATGCACCATGAACTCAGCCCCAGCGCCCGCAAGGTGCAGGAGGCCCTGGAGGCGGCCGGGGTCCCCTGCCGCGTACACGAACTGGCCGCCAGTTCCCGCACCGCCGCCGAAGCGGCCGAAGCGGTCGGGTGCGATGTGGCCCAGATCGTTAAATCCCTGGTATTCAAGGGCACCCGTTCGGGAGCGCCGGTGCTGGCTCTGGTAAGCGGTAAAAACCGCGTCGACGAAGCGCTTTTGGCAGCGGCCTGCGGCGAGCCGGTCGGCAAGGCCGATGCGGCCTTTGTCCAGGAGCGTACCGGCTTCGCCATTGGCGGCATCCCGCCCCTCGGCCACCGGGAGCCGCTGTGCCCGGTCATCGACCGGGATCTCCTGGCATACCCCGAGGTCTGGGCCGCGGCCGGCACCCCCCACGCCCTGTTCCGCATCGCCCCGGCCGACCTCGTGGCCGTAACCGGCGGCCGACCGGCCCCCCTCTCCTGA
- a CDS encoding GPMC system MBL fold metallohydrolase, which translates to MRVTILGSGTSTGVPMVGCRCRVCTSDDPKDRRTRASLLIRHGGRNILVDTSTDLRRQALREGLDRVDAVLFTHPHADHVNGIDDLRGFHFLHKEVVPCYASPETFQVLWAGFRYIFFAATGSGYTPLLSPREVSGPFELFGLTVIPIPLLHGKGTATGYRIGSFAYLTDCSAIPASSLPLLEGLDVLVMDGLRWTPHPFHFNIAGAISAVGPIKPARVVLTHLTHEVLHSEQAKLPPGFEFAYDGMAVDVM; encoded by the coding sequence ATGAGGGTAACCATCCTGGGGAGCGGCACATCGACCGGTGTTCCCATGGTGGGGTGCAGGTGCCGGGTATGCACGTCGGATGACCCGAAGGACCGGAGAACCCGGGCCTCCCTCCTGATCCGGCACGGGGGGCGGAACATCCTGGTGGACACCTCCACCGACCTGCGCCGGCAAGCGCTGCGGGAGGGGCTGGATAGGGTGGACGCCGTTCTCTTCACCCACCCCCATGCCGACCACGTGAACGGCATCGATGACCTGCGCGGCTTCCACTTTCTGCACAAGGAGGTCGTTCCCTGCTACGCCTCCCCGGAGACCTTCCAGGTCTTGTGGGCGGGGTTCCGCTATATCTTTTTCGCAGCCACCGGATCAGGCTATACGCCGCTTTTGTCGCCCCGGGAGGTTTCCGGCCCCTTCGAACTGTTCGGGCTGACGGTCATCCCGATCCCGCTCCTGCACGGCAAGGGCACCGCCACGGGCTACCGTATCGGGTCGTTTGCCTATCTGACGGATTGCAGCGCCATTCCCGCCAGCTCCCTGCCGCTTCTGGAGGGGCTCGACGTGCTGGTCATGGACGGGCTGCGCTGGACGCCCCATCCGTTCCACTTCAATATTGCGGGGGCCATCAGCGCGGTGGGACCGATCAAGCCGGCCCGCGTCGTCCTCACCCATCTGACCCACGAAGTGCTCCACAGCGAGCAAGCCAAACTGCCGCCCGGTTTCGAATTCGCCTACGACGGCATGGCGGTCGATGTAATGTGA
- a CDS encoding DMT family transporter, translated as MPRPPLNPYLAVMAAVVAVSFSALFVRLTTAPPLVIATYRLLFTFLALAPFTLMKRGILATLDRRQVALSALSGLFLALHFVTWFTSLGYTSVASSTVLVTLQPVFVVLGSLLFFKERISRLAVMGGLLALTGSIIIGAADFQVGPRALIGDLLALLAAVMISGYLLIGRRLRKGIPLEGYTFVTYGTSSLALVAATLFTRTPFGGYPPRDWLLFLALALVCTVMGHTIFNWALKYVQASVVSVSILGEPLGAILWAAVFLGEPPTLRQMAGGAFIFGGLYLFTRVAARPPQPA; from the coding sequence ATGCCAAGGCCGCCCCTCAACCCTTACCTGGCCGTTATGGCCGCCGTGGTCGCGGTTTCCTTCTCCGCCCTGTTCGTGCGGCTCACCACGGCGCCCCCCCTGGTCATCGCCACCTACCGCCTGCTGTTCACCTTTCTGGCCCTGGCCCCCTTTACCCTGATGAAACGGGGGATACTGGCCACCCTCGACCGGCGCCAGGTGGCGCTCTCCGCCTTGAGCGGCCTCTTCCTGGCCTTGCACTTCGTGACCTGGTTCACCTCCCTGGGCTACACCAGCGTGGCCAGCTCCACGGTATTGGTGACCCTCCAGCCGGTCTTCGTGGTGCTCGGGTCGCTGCTTTTCTTCAAGGAGCGCATCTCGCGCCTGGCCGTCATGGGGGGGCTCTTGGCCCTTACGGGGAGCATCATCATCGGGGCCGCCGATTTCCAGGTGGGCCCGCGGGCGCTGATCGGCGACCTGCTGGCGCTCCTGGCGGCCGTCATGATCTCCGGCTACCTGCTGATCGGCCGCAGGCTGCGCAAGGGCATCCCCCTGGAGGGGTATACCTTCGTGACCTACGGGACCAGTTCCCTGGCCCTGGTGGCGGCAACGCTGTTCACCCGAACCCCCTTTGGCGGCTACCCCCCCCGGGACTGGCTGCTGTTTCTGGCCCTGGCCCTGGTCTGTACGGTCATGGGACATACGATCTTCAATTGGGCACTGAAATACGTCCAGGCCTCGGTGGTTTCGGTCAGCATCCTGGGGGAACCCCTGGGGGCCATCCTGTGGGCCGCCGTTTTCCTCGGTGAGCCGCCGACCCTGCGACAGATGGCGGGGGGAGCGTTTATCTTCGGCGGCCTCTATCTCTTTACCCGGGTGGCGGCGCGTCCCCCGCAGCCTGCCTGA